In the Ipomoea triloba cultivar NCNSP0323 chromosome 6, ASM357664v1 genome, one interval contains:
- the LOC116021692 gene encoding phosphopantothenoylcysteine decarboxylase subunit VHS3-like: MFGEAAEEEEEECDSSNESGWTTYLDSPSSDDDDSSQDLSNGDSLRQNTDEEDCHEDDNDDDDDDSMASDASSSQTHRRKQNSGGRNGESSSSSYKVKKPWIKKKNEEKRAVPVYSAKESKKVSKISIISCQESNS; the protein is encoded by the coding sequence ATGTTTGGAGAGGctgctgaagaagaagaagaagaatgtgaCAGCAGCAATGAATCTGGTTGGACAACCTATCTTGATTCTCCCTCAAGCGATGATGATGATTCCTCCCAAGATCTCAGCAATGGAGATTCCCTTCGACAAAACACTGATGAAGAAGATTGCCACGAAGACGAcaacgatgatgatgatgatgattccaTGGCTTCTGATGCCTCGTCCAGCCAAACTCACCGCCGGAAGCAAAACTCCGGTGGCCGGAATGGTGAGAGTAGTAGCTCGAGCTACAAGGTGAAGAAGCCATGGattaagaagaagaatgaagagAAGAGAGCTGTGCCTGTTTATAGTGCCAAGGAGAGTAAAAAGGTGTCTAAAATCTCGATAATTAGTTGTCAAGAATCAAATTCTTAA
- the LOC116022830 gene encoding UDP-glycosyltransferase 89B2-like, with product MDPTTTAAVSDHRSRRVHVLVFPYPAQGHMLPLLDLTHQLALRNVAITVLVTPKNLPILSPLLSRHPSINTLVLHFPASPAIPAGVENAKDLPASGFRVLMVALGGLQGQIVDWFRRHPSPPTAIVSDIFVGFTHRLAAEVGVPRYTFSPSGAAAMSVIFTLWREMPKRENPNDQNEIFRFPEVPNSPEFPWWQISPVYRSYVEGDPSSEFIRQMYFDNTVSYGLLFNSFSAAEGVYLDYMRKYLGNERIWSVGPLLPPDVPAERGGSGAVSASDILSWLDSAESNSVVYVCFGSQAVLTDPQMEALAAGLEKSGVNFLWSTKGPTKGHVDGEGYGTIPPGFQQRVGPRGLVIQGWVPQMLILNHPAVAAFLTHCGWNSTLEGLMAGVPLLAWPMGADQYANANLLVDEHKVAVRASQGEKAVPDSDELAGLLSKAVKEKGAEVRANALRLRTAAMDAIKDGGDSFNNLDNFVKHLYEDASEIPKVSSNSPMLSAPVPAFGA from the coding sequence ATGGATCCTACGACCACCGCCGCTGTGTCAGACCACCGGAGCCGCCGGGTACACGTCCTGGTATTCCCATACCCAGCTCAAGGCCACATGTTACCTCTCTTAGATTTGACTCACCAACTCGCTCTCCGTAACGTCGCCATTACCGTACTCGTCACCCCCAAAAATCTCCCTATCTTGTCCCCTCTTCTCTCTCGCCACCCCTCCATCAACACCCTCGTCCTGCATTTTCCGGCCAGCCCTGCCATCCCCGCCGGCGTCGAGAACGCCAAGGATCTCCCTGCTAGTGGCTTCCGGGTCTTGATGGTCGCTCTCGGCGGGCTGCAAGGCCAAATCGTGGATTGGTTCCGCCGCCACCCGTCGCCGCCGACGGCTATTGTTTCCGATATATTTGTGGGGTTCACCCACCGTCTTGCGGCGGAGGTCGGCGTTCCTCGCTACACTTTCTCCCCGTCCGGCGCGGCGGCTATGTCGGTTATTTTCACCCTGTGGCGGGAGATGCCGAAACGCGAGAATCCCAATGATCAAAATGAGATTTTTCGTTTTCCCGAGGTTCCTAATTCGCCGGAGTTTCCGTGGTGGCAGATTTCTCCGGTGTACCGGAGCTACGTGGAGGGGGACCCGAGTTCCGAGTTTATTAGACAGATGTACTTTGACAACACAGTGAGTTATGGGCTGTTGTTTAACTCGTTCAGCGCGGCGGAAGGGGTGTATTTGGACTATATGAGGAAGTATTTGGGAAACGAACGGATCTGGTCGGTCGGCCCACTGCTCCCGCCGGACGTCCCGGCGGAGCGCGGCGGATCCGGCGCCGTTTCCGCTTCCGACATACTGAGTTGGCTCGACTCGGCCGAGTCCAACTCGGTGGTGTACGTCTGCTTCGGCAGCCAGGCCGTCTTAACCGACCCGCAAATGGAGGCCTTAGCGGCGGGGCTGGAAAAAAGCGGAGTCAACTTTCTTTGGTCAACGAAGGGCCCCACCAAGGGCCACGTGGACGGCGAAGGGTACGGAACAATCCCGCCCGGGTTCCAACAACGTGTGGGCCCGAGAGGACTAGTCATCCAAGGCTGGGTCCCACAAATGCTAATCCTAAATCATCCAGCCGTAGCCGCGTTCTTGACTCATTGCGGATGGAATTCAACTCTCGAGGGCTTAATGGCGGGTGTGCCGTTGCTGGCGTGGCCGATGGGAGCCGATCAATACGCTAACGCTAACCTCCTTGTAGACGAGCATAAAGTTGCGGTGAGAGCGAGTCAGGGCGAGAAGGCCGTCCCCGACTCGGACGAGTTGGCTGGGTTACTCAGCAAAGCCGTGAAGGAGAAAGGAGCGGAGGTGAGGGCTAATGCACTGCGGCTGAGAACGGCGGCGATGGATGCTATCAAGGACGGCGGAGATTCCTTCAACAACCTCGACAACTTCGTGAAACATTTGTACGAGGATGCTTCGGAAATTCCTAAGGTATCTTCGAACTCTCCGATGTTATCCGCTCCGGTTCCGGCATTTGGTGCTTAG